Proteins encoded by one window of Sediminicoccus rosea:
- the hemW gene encoding radical SAM family heme chaperone HemW — protein MTEPLALYIHWPFCASKCPYCDFNSHVREGGVDHARFRAALRRELAHEAARLGRRPLASIFFGGGTPSLMEPETVAALIADARALFDAEPGMEVTLEANPTSVEIGKLRAFAAAGVNRASLGVQSLDVEALRFLGRRHDVGEAIAALEAAREIFPRLSFDLIYARPGQSEASWRAELRQALALAADHLSLYQLTIEPGTRFATQYARGDFALPEEDDAARMYEATAEEARRFGLLPYEVSNYAKPGAESRHNLAYWRYGDYLGIGPGAHQRLLREGVMWATRRHRGPEEWAIRVEQTGHAAVEEEALSERDRGREALLMGLRLAEGVDPARIEARSGLRFVDTVDPAMLAACLEEGYLEWREGRLIATSEGRVRLDALLPALLR, from the coding sequence GTGACCGAGCCCCTCGCCCTCTACATCCATTGGCCCTTCTGCGCGTCGAAGTGCCCCTATTGCGACTTCAACTCGCATGTGCGGGAAGGCGGCGTGGACCATGCGCGCTTCCGTGCCGCACTCCGCCGGGAGTTGGCGCATGAAGCGGCGCGCCTGGGCCGCCGGCCGCTCGCCAGCATCTTCTTCGGCGGCGGCACGCCGAGCCTGATGGAGCCGGAGACGGTGGCCGCCCTCATCGCCGATGCGCGCGCCTTGTTCGACGCCGAGCCAGGGATGGAAGTCACGCTCGAAGCCAACCCGACCAGCGTGGAGATCGGCAAGCTGCGCGCATTCGCCGCCGCCGGCGTGAACCGCGCCTCGCTTGGCGTGCAGTCGCTCGATGTGGAGGCGCTGCGCTTCCTGGGCCGCCGGCATGATGTGGGCGAGGCGATCGCGGCGCTGGAGGCGGCGCGCGAGATCTTTCCCCGCTTGTCCTTCGACCTGATCTACGCCCGACCCGGCCAGTCCGAAGCCAGCTGGCGCGCGGAATTGCGCCAGGCGCTGGCGCTCGCGGCCGATCATCTCAGCCTCTACCAGCTCACCATCGAGCCCGGCACGCGCTTCGCGACCCAATACGCCCGCGGCGATTTCGCCTTGCCGGAGGAGGATGACGCGGCCCGCATGTACGAGGCGACGGCCGAGGAAGCCCGCCGCTTCGGGCTGCTTCCCTACGAGGTCAGCAACTACGCGAAGCCTGGCGCCGAGAGCCGGCACAACCTCGCCTATTGGCGCTATGGCGACTATCTCGGCATCGGGCCGGGCGCGCATCAGCGCCTGCTGCGCGAGGGCGTGATGTGGGCGACGCGCCGGCATCGCGGCCCTGAGGAATGGGCCATACGCGTGGAGCAGACCGGCCATGCGGCGGTGGAGGAGGAAGCCCTCTCCGAACGCGATCGCGGACGTGAGGCGCTGCTGATGGGCCTGCGCCTCGCCGAGGGCGTGGATCCCGCGCGGATCGAGGCGCGCAGCGGCTTGCGCTTCGTGGACACGGTGGACCCCGCCATGCTCGCGGCCTGCCTGGAGGAGGGGTATCTGGAGTGGCGGGAGGGCCGGCTCATCGCCACCTCCGAGGGGCGGGTGCGCCTCGATGCGCTGCTTCCGGCCTTGCTTCGCTGA
- a CDS encoding glycine zipper family protein, whose product MTRIWILGLVTIGLGACTIGPPQGPSVVAMPPQGKDFGQFQREDAFCQQTAMNSLGLNSEQAPAQAAIGSAAIGTAVGAVAGGLIGAATGNAGAGAAIGAGTGLIAGSVVGAGAAQNTNLSMQGRYDVTYSQCMASYGNTVQPLQVSVPVPVYAPPVYPAPYPYGVYVGPRVGWGWGYGWGWGRPYGGYYRRW is encoded by the coding sequence ATGACACGCATCTGGATCCTGGGATTGGTGACGATCGGCCTTGGTGCCTGCACCATCGGGCCGCCGCAGGGCCCGAGCGTCGTCGCCATGCCGCCCCAGGGCAAGGATTTCGGGCAGTTCCAGCGCGAGGACGCCTTCTGCCAGCAGACGGCGATGAACAGCCTCGGCTTGAACAGCGAGCAGGCGCCGGCGCAGGCGGCCATCGGCTCGGCGGCGATCGGCACGGCGGTCGGCGCGGTCGCGGGCGGGTTGATCGGCGCGGCCACGGGCAATGCCGGCGCAGGCGCGGCGATCGGTGCCGGCACCGGCCTGATCGCCGGCAGCGTGGTGGGCGCGGGGGCGGCGCAGAACACCAATCTCAGCATGCAAGGCCGCTACGACGTCACCTATTCGCAATGCATGGCGAGCTACGGCAACACCGTGCAGCCCTTGCAGGTGAGCGTCCCGGTTCCGGTCTATGCGCCCCCCGTCTATCCCGCGCCCTATCCCTACGGCGTCTATGTCGGGCCCCGCGTGGGTTGGGGCTGGGGATATGGCTGGGGCTGGGGCCGGCCCTATGGGGGCTATTATCGGCGCTGGTGA
- the hpxZ gene encoding oxalurate catabolism protein HpxZ: MYEINIPEVHAEVSAAFYRYEKALVSNDVAVLDELFYNNEHTLRFGVTENLFSYAEIAAFRAARPSQGLARELIRTVITTYGRDFGVANTSFRREGSDRIGRQSHTWLRTPEGWRIVAAHVSLLPPGVA; the protein is encoded by the coding sequence ATGTACGAGATCAACATCCCCGAAGTGCATGCGGAGGTCTCCGCCGCCTTCTACCGTTACGAAAAGGCGCTGGTGAGCAATGACGTCGCCGTGCTGGACGAGCTCTTCTACAACAACGAGCACACGCTGCGCTTCGGCGTGACCGAGAACCTGTTCTCCTATGCCGAGATCGCGGCCTTCCGCGCCGCGCGCCCCAGCCAGGGCCTGGCGCGGGAGCTGATCCGCACCGTCATCACCACCTATGGGCGGGATTTCGGCGTGGCGAATACCAGCTTCCGCCGCGAGGGGAGCGACCGGATCGGCCGGCAGAGCCACACCTGGCTGCGGACGCCCGAGGGGTGGCGCATCGTCGCCGCGCATGTCTCGCTGCTGCCGCCCGGCGTGGCGTAG
- a CDS encoding AtzE family amidohydrolase, translating into MSASSLAAEIRAGRRRAADVVEERLADIAARDPRFNAFTEVTAARARAEAAAVDAKVAAGQDPGPMAGVPVAVKNLFDLEGITTLAGAKIERDAPAATRDAFLVRRMQAAGAVMLGALNMDEYAYGFTTENAHFGPCHNPHDLTRIAGGSSGGSAAAVAGGLVPITLGSDTNGSIRVPSSLCGIWGLKPTYGRLSRSGGFLFAASFDHLGPFARELADLALAYNTLQGEDPEDPAQHWVGEAPVQLAPGIGDLRIAVAGDHFAQGGHAEAFAAVEAVAKALGATRGVTIPDAALGRAAAFLITMAEGANLHLPNLRTRPQDFDFATRDRFLAGALLPAHWLQQAQRVRAAYRARALRLFDEVDVIIAPATPYVAPKIGQEMIEVDGVMIPVRPNLGVYTQPISCIGLPVIAAPIADPAALGTPGGMPIGVQLIAAPWAEEKLFRVAAALEKLGVCKAPDVKA; encoded by the coding sequence ATGAGCGCCAGCAGCCTCGCGGCCGAGATCCGCGCCGGGCGGCGCCGCGCCGCCGATGTGGTGGAAGAGCGCCTGGCCGACATCGCCGCGCGCGATCCGCGCTTCAACGCCTTCACCGAGGTGACCGCCGCCCGCGCCCGGGCCGAGGCGGCGGCGGTGGACGCCAAGGTGGCGGCCGGGCAGGACCCCGGCCCCATGGCCGGTGTGCCGGTGGCCGTGAAGAACCTGTTCGACCTGGAGGGGATCACCACCCTCGCCGGCGCCAAGATCGAGCGCGATGCGCCCGCCGCGACGCGCGACGCCTTCCTGGTGCGCCGGATGCAGGCGGCGGGCGCCGTCATGCTCGGCGCGCTGAACATGGATGAATATGCCTATGGCTTCACCACGGAGAACGCGCATTTCGGCCCCTGCCACAACCCGCATGACCTGACGCGCATCGCCGGCGGCTCCTCGGGCGGAAGTGCGGCGGCGGTGGCGGGGGGGCTGGTTCCCATCACGCTCGGCAGCGACACGAATGGCTCGATCCGCGTGCCCTCCTCGCTCTGCGGCATCTGGGGACTGAAGCCGACCTATGGCCGGCTCTCGCGTTCGGGCGGCTTCCTCTTCGCCGCGAGCTTCGACCATCTGGGCCCCTTCGCGCGCGAACTGGCCGACTTGGCGCTGGCCTACAACACCCTCCAGGGCGAAGACCCGGAGGACCCGGCACAGCATTGGGTGGGCGAGGCGCCGGTCCAGTTGGCGCCCGGGATCGGCGATCTGCGGATCGCGGTGGCGGGGGATCACTTCGCGCAGGGCGGCCATGCCGAGGCCTTCGCGGCGGTGGAGGCGGTGGCCAAGGCGCTGGGCGCGACGCGCGGCGTGACCATCCCGGATGCGGCGCTGGGGCGGGCCGCGGCCTTCCTCATCACCATGGCCGAAGGCGCCAACCTGCATCTGCCCAACCTCCGCACCCGGCCGCAGGATTTCGACTTCGCGACGCGGGATCGCTTCCTGGCCGGGGCGCTGCTGCCGGCGCATTGGCTGCAACAGGCCCAGCGCGTGCGCGCCGCCTATCGCGCCCGCGCGCTCCGGCTCTTCGACGAGGTGGATGTCATCATCGCGCCCGCGACGCCCTATGTGGCGCCCAAGATCGGCCAGGAGATGATCGAGGTGGACGGCGTGATGATCCCGGTGCGACCCAATCTCGGCGTCTATACCCAGCCGATCTCCTGCATCGGCCTGCCGGTGATCGCGGCGCCCATCGCTGACCCGGCGGCGCTCGGCACCCCCGGCGGCATGCCCATCGGCGTGCAGCTCATCGCCGCCCCTTGGGCCGAGGAGAAACTGTTCCGCGTCGCCGCCGCGCTGGAGAAACTCGGCGTCTGCAAAGCCCCTGACGTGAAGGCCTGA
- a CDS encoding DUF4089 domain-containing protein, translated as MPDFDQPDFEPAAYAKQAAAAIGLPLNPAHLPGITMNLALAKRMAGLIEQMKLSPAEEAAPVYVARKAP; from the coding sequence ATGCCTGATTTCGACCAGCCCGATTTCGAACCGGCGGCCTATGCGAAGCAGGCGGCCGCCGCCATCGGCCTGCCGCTCAACCCTGCGCATCTGCCCGGCATCACCATGAATCTGGCGCTTGCCAAGCGCATGGCCGGGCTGATCGAGCAGATGAAGCTCTCCCCGGCGGAGGAGGCGGCGCCGGTCTATGTCGCGCGGAAGGCGCCATGA
- a CDS encoding lysine--tRNA ligase, producing the protein MTADPQFQNIRAWPFEEAAKLASRMEATGKTEALFETGYGPSGLPHIGTFGEVARTSWVRRAFTKLTGLPSRLIAFSDDMDGLRKVPDNIPNKEMLVPHLGKPLTRIPDPFGTHPSFGQHNNARLRSFLDEFGFEYEFASSTDYYASGRFDAALLRMLALHDEVREVILPTLGAERRATYSPFLPIHPKTGIVMQVPVEATNLEAGTILWTDPETGERFETPVTGGHCKAQWKADWALRWHALGVDYEMSGKDLIDSVKLSSRICRVLGSEPPVSFTYELFNDAQGQKISKSKGNGLTIEQWLEYGPPESLALFMFASPGSAKRLHKEVIPRAVDEWISHLTKLRAQNDPANPAWHIHAGQVPNFAPPPVSYATLLNLAGIANTDDPERLWAYLRKYHPGLTPEGEPVLDRMVRNACAYWRDFIAPERKFRAATPEEAEAMRGLAAILLERAPEFAALPAGAEREAAMQNAVYDAGRRPPFAVPNKDGSMGVGRAWFQALYEVLLGKSEGPRFGGTVAVMGVPETVALIENALSRENAPA; encoded by the coding sequence ATGACCGCCGATCCGCAATTCCAGAACATCCGCGCCTGGCCCTTCGAGGAGGCGGCCAAGCTCGCAAGCCGCATGGAAGCCACCGGGAAAACCGAGGCGCTGTTCGAGACGGGCTATGGCCCCTCGGGCCTGCCGCATATCGGCACCTTCGGCGAGGTCGCGCGCACCTCCTGGGTGCGGCGCGCCTTCACGAAGCTCACCGGCCTGCCGTCCAGGCTGATCGCCTTCAGCGACGACATGGACGGGCTTCGCAAGGTGCCGGACAACATCCCGAACAAGGAGATGCTGGTCCCGCATCTCGGCAAGCCGCTGACCCGCATCCCGGACCCCTTCGGCACCCATCCGAGCTTCGGCCAGCACAACAATGCACGGCTGCGCAGCTTCCTTGACGAATTCGGCTTCGAATACGAATTCGCCAGCAGCACCGACTACTACGCCTCGGGCCGTTTCGACGCGGCGCTGCTGCGCATGCTGGCGCTGCATGACGAGGTGCGGGAGGTGATCCTGCCCACCCTGGGCGCCGAGCGCCGCGCCACCTATTCGCCTTTCCTGCCCATCCACCCGAAGACGGGCATCGTCATGCAGGTGCCAGTGGAGGCCACGAATCTCGAGGCCGGCACCATCCTCTGGACCGACCCCGAGACGGGCGAGCGGTTCGAGACGCCGGTGACCGGCGGGCATTGCAAGGCCCAGTGGAAGGCCGACTGGGCGCTGCGCTGGCACGCGCTCGGCGTGGACTACGAAATGTCCGGCAAGGACCTGATCGATTCCGTGAAGCTCTCGAGCCGCATCTGCCGCGTGCTGGGCAGCGAGCCGCCGGTCTCCTTCACCTATGAGCTGTTCAACGATGCCCAGGGCCAGAAGATCAGCAAGAGCAAGGGCAATGGCCTGACCATCGAGCAGTGGCTGGAATACGGCCCGCCCGAGAGCCTGGCGCTCTTCATGTTCGCCTCCCCCGGCTCGGCCAAGCGCCTCCACAAGGAGGTCATCCCCCGCGCGGTGGATGAGTGGATCAGTCACCTCACGAAGCTGCGCGCGCAGAACGACCCGGCGAACCCGGCCTGGCACATCCATGCCGGGCAGGTGCCGAACTTCGCCCCGCCGCCTGTCTCCTACGCCACGCTGCTCAACCTCGCCGGCATCGCCAACACCGATGACCCGGAGCGCCTCTGGGCCTATCTGCGCAAGTATCACCCGGGCCTGACCCCCGAGGGCGAGCCCGTGCTGGACCGCATGGTCCGCAATGCCTGCGCCTATTGGCGGGACTTCATCGCCCCCGAGCGCAAGTTCCGCGCGGCCACGCCCGAGGAAGCCGAGGCGATGCGCGGCCTGGCCGCCATCCTGCTGGAGCGCGCGCCGGAATTCGCCGCGCTGCCCGCGGGGGCGGAGCGCGAGGCGGCGATGCAGAACGCCGTCTATGACGCGGGCCGCCGCCCGCCCTTCGCCGTGCCCAATAAGGACGGCTCGATGGGCGTCGGCCGCGCCTGGTTCCAGGCCCTCTACGAGGTGCTGCTGGGCAAGAGCGAGGGGCCGCGCTTCGGCGGCACCGTCGCCGTCATGGGCGTGCCCGAGACGGTGGCGCTGATCGAGAACGCGCTCTCGCGGGAGAATGCGCCGGCGTGA
- a CDS encoding phosphatidylglycerol lysyltransferase domain-containing protein — translation MKGALGFLKRHGATAFGLLLLVGAIWVVHREFRNLSVADVERAMQAIPVWALWWGAGLTVLAYLVLAIYDWLGARYAGRPSSWGRALLASFCGYSLAHNLGFAAVSGAAVRFRLYSAWGYTPLEIGKVVGFTSLTFGLGGMALGGMVLLIEPEVLPWAGDHLPRWLLQLAAVPLFGVVIAYVLLSRFRRSIRVFGHDVELPGVRMAIAQSLLATVDVAVTAAIFYVLLPPAEGLTFLRFIGIYLAAYALGITASVPGGLGVFDGAIIIGLAPYMGAAEVVGALLVFRLYYYIVPLFISGALFASFEIGQRRDSLKALSRGAMPLEVPILAGLVALGGALLVFLGSLPVSAMVLKEWAGYEAALASQFAASIVGSLLLVMAFGLARRLRLAWGMALFLLVNGALIARLREEAWWTWGLFLLVAALLTTMRAAFYRESRLRREPLSNEMLLPLAAVAICGLALATLANASRLQGETWWELVLFAGAPVQLRFTVGVMVLLLLVGMVRLLRPARIRPGPLDEGNRTRLESLGACLPARADGVIWGEAGRAGFAFTRCDDVWIAHGDPVGDPRDAVSAIWRFRDYCERKGGRPAFTGVGSEFLRFYADIGLQALPEEGAPGRFIACDAEHDAARLLQAAKGG, via the coding sequence GTGAAAGGCGCGCTCGGTTTCCTCAAGCGGCATGGTGCCACCGCCTTCGGCCTGCTGCTCCTGGTCGGCGCGATCTGGGTGGTGCACCGCGAATTCCGCAACCTCTCGGTCGCGGATGTCGAGCGCGCCATGCAGGCCATCCCGGTCTGGGCGCTCTGGTGGGGCGCGGGGCTCACGGTCCTCGCCTATCTCGTGCTCGCCATCTACGACTGGCTGGGGGCGCGCTATGCCGGCCGGCCATCGAGCTGGGGCCGCGCGCTGCTCGCCTCCTTCTGCGGTTATTCCCTGGCGCATAACCTGGGCTTCGCCGCGGTCTCGGGGGCCGCGGTGCGCTTCCGGCTCTACTCCGCCTGGGGCTATACGCCGCTGGAGATCGGCAAGGTGGTGGGCTTCACCTCGCTCACCTTCGGCCTCGGCGGCATGGCGCTGGGCGGCATGGTCCTGCTCATCGAGCCCGAGGTGCTGCCCTGGGCGGGGGACCACCTGCCGCGCTGGCTGCTGCAGCTGGCCGCGGTGCCGCTGTTCGGCGTGGTCATCGCCTATGTCCTGCTCAGCCGCTTCCGCCGGAGCATCCGCGTCTTCGGCCATGACGTGGAGCTGCCGGGCGTGCGCATGGCGATCGCGCAGAGCCTGCTCGCCACCGTGGATGTCGCGGTCACCGCGGCCATCTTCTACGTGCTGCTGCCGCCGGCCGAGGGGCTCACCTTCCTGCGCTTCATCGGCATCTACCTCGCGGCCTATGCGCTCGGCATCACGGCCTCGGTGCCCGGCGGCCTCGGTGTCTTCGATGGCGCCATCATCATCGGCCTCGCCCCCTACATGGGTGCCGCCGAGGTGGTGGGCGCGCTGCTGGTCTTCCGCCTCTACTACTACATCGTGCCGCTCTTCATCTCCGGCGCGCTCTTCGCGAGCTTCGAGATCGGCCAGCGGCGCGATTCGCTGAAGGCGCTGAGCCGTGGCGCCATGCCGCTGGAGGTGCCGATCCTGGCCGGCCTCGTCGCCCTGGGCGGCGCGCTGCTGGTCTTCCTCGGCTCGCTGCCGGTCTCGGCCATGGTCCTGAAGGAATGGGCGGGGTACGAGGCCGCGCTCGCCTCGCAATTCGCCGCCTCCATCGTGGGGTCGCTGCTCCTGGTGATGGCCTTCGGGCTTGCGCGGCGGCTGCGGCTCGCCTGGGGCATGGCGCTCTTCCTGCTGGTCAATGGCGCGCTCATCGCCAGGCTGCGCGAGGAGGCCTGGTGGACCTGGGGCCTCTTCCTGCTGGTCGCGGCCCTGCTCACCACCATGCGCGCGGCCTTCTACCGGGAGAGCCGGCTGCGGCGGGAGCCGCTGTCGAACGAGATGCTGCTGCCGCTGGCCGCCGTCGCGATCTGCGGCCTCGCGCTGGCCACGCTCGCCAATGCCAGCCGCCTCCAGGGCGAGACCTGGTGGGAGCTGGTGCTGTTCGCCGGCGCGCCGGTGCAGCTTCGCTTCACCGTGGGCGTCATGGTGCTGCTGCTGCTGGTGGGGATGGTTCGGCTGCTGCGGCCGGCCCGCATCCGCCCCGGCCCCCTCGACGAGGGCAACCGCACGCGCCTCGAATCGCTTGGCGCCTGCCTGCCCGCCCGGGCCGATGGCGTGATCTGGGGCGAGGCGGGGCGCGCCGGCTTCGCCTTCACCCGCTGCGACGATGTCTGGATCGCCCATGGCGACCCGGTGGGCGACCCGCGGGACGCCGTCTCCGCCATCTGGCGCTTCCGCGACTATTGCGAGCGCAAGGGCGGGCGCCCCGCCTTCACCGGGGTGGGGAGCGAGTTCCTGCGCTTCTACGCCGATATCGGCCTTCAGGCCCTGCCCGAGGAAGGCGCGCCCGGCCGCTTCATCGCCTGCGATGCCGAGCATGACGCGGCCCGCCTGCTGCAGGCGGCGAAGGGCGGCTGA
- a CDS encoding cytochrome b — MAYSPLAKWFHWITVVLILVALPTGFVIGHIKDASKMGFYAIHESAGLTLLIVAALRLWYRIKNPVPVEASLPAPMRRAATGVHHALYGALILQPLLGFFATNAFGFPMQGATAYLGFIDLPKFMPAWEGLARVLLWLHQTLGWAIVALLAAHVGAVVFHQAIRKDGTLIRMV, encoded by the coding sequence ATGGCCTATTCCCCGCTGGCGAAGTGGTTTCACTGGATCACGGTGGTGCTGATCCTGGTCGCGCTGCCGACCGGCTTCGTGATCGGCCACATCAAGGACGCGAGCAAGATGGGCTTCTACGCCATCCATGAGAGCGCGGGCCTGACGCTGCTCATCGTGGCGGCGCTGCGCCTCTGGTACCGGATCAAGAATCCCGTGCCGGTGGAGGCGAGCCTGCCCGCGCCAATGCGCCGGGCCGCCACGGGCGTGCATCATGCGCTCTACGGCGCCCTGATCCTGCAACCCCTGCTGGGCTTCTTCGCCACCAATGCCTTCGGCTTCCCGATGCAGGGCGCCACCGCCTATCTCGGCTTCATCGACCTGCCGAAATTCATGCCCGCCTGGGAGGGGCTGGCCCGGGTGCTGCTCTGGCTGCACCAGACGCTGGGCTGGGCCATCGTGGCGCTGCTGGCGGCGCATGTGGGGGCCGTGGTCTTCCACCAGGCGATCCGCAAGGACGGGACGCTGATCCGGATGGTGTGA
- the typA gene encoding translational GTPase TypA: MPMRNLAIIAHVDHGKTTLVDQLLKQAGTFRENQQVAERAMDRNDLERERGITILAKCTAVEWKGVKLNIVDTPGHADFGGEVERILSMVDGCVLLVDAAEGVLPQTKFVLGKALARGIRPIVLVNKVDRQDARPHEVHDEIFDLFANLGANDEQLDFPMLFASGRQGWADETMDGPRRNLDAMFDLIIRHVPEPKVALDAPFAMNASILEYDNFLGRILTGRIEQGTARVNMPVKVLRADGTQVETGRLTKLLTFRGLERIPVDEAVAGDIIAIAGLSDSTIPDTICAPEQATPLPAVPVDPPTLAMTFRVNDGPLGGREGKKVTSRQIRDRLERETEGNVAIKVTVSTETDAFEVAGRGELQLGVLIETMRREGFELTIGRPRVLMRENPETGAKEEPFEEVLVDVDDAYTGVVVEKLSIRKAQMQDMRPSGGGKTRLTFLMPSRGLIGYHSEFLTDTRGTGIMNRLFHGYLPWAGVMEGRRNGSLISNVDGETTQYALFALQERGTLFVDPGAKVYVGLIIGENSRGDDLEVNPVKEKKLTNIRAAGKDDALLLIPPRKLTLEQAIAYIEDDELVEVTPSVVRLRKRHLDPNERKRASRRAEGLPVKGEAA; encoded by the coding sequence ATGCCCATGCGTAACCTCGCCATCATCGCGCACGTCGACCACGGAAAGACCACCCTGGTGGACCAGTTGCTGAAGCAGGCGGGCACCTTCCGCGAGAACCAGCAGGTCGCCGAGCGCGCCATGGACCGCAACGACCTGGAGCGCGAGCGCGGGATCACCATCCTGGCCAAGTGCACCGCCGTCGAGTGGAAGGGCGTGAAGCTCAACATCGTGGACACGCCCGGCCACGCCGATTTCGGCGGCGAGGTGGAGCGCATCCTCTCCATGGTGGATGGCTGCGTGCTGCTGGTGGACGCCGCCGAGGGCGTGCTGCCACAGACCAAGTTCGTGCTGGGCAAGGCGCTCGCGCGCGGCATCCGCCCCATCGTGCTGGTCAACAAGGTGGACCGCCAGGACGCGCGGCCGCACGAAGTCCATGACGAGATCTTCGACCTCTTCGCCAATCTCGGCGCCAATGACGAGCAGCTGGACTTCCCCATGCTCTTCGCCTCGGGCCGCCAGGGCTGGGCGGATGAGACGATGGACGGCCCGCGCCGCAACCTGGACGCGATGTTCGACCTGATCATCCGCCACGTGCCGGAGCCGAAGGTGGCGCTTGACGCGCCCTTCGCGATGAACGCCTCCATCCTCGAATACGACAACTTCCTGGGCCGCATCCTGACCGGCCGTATCGAGCAGGGCACGGCCCGCGTGAACATGCCGGTGAAGGTGCTGCGCGCCGACGGCACGCAGGTCGAGACCGGGCGCCTCACCAAGCTGCTGACCTTCCGCGGCCTCGAGCGCATCCCCGTGGACGAGGCGGTGGCGGGCGACATCATCGCCATCGCCGGCCTGTCGGACAGCACCATCCCCGACACCATCTGCGCGCCGGAGCAGGCCACGCCGCTGCCGGCCGTGCCGGTGGACCCGCCGACGCTCGCCATGACCTTCCGCGTGAATGACGGCCCGCTGGGCGGCCGCGAGGGCAAGAAGGTCACCTCCCGCCAGATCCGCGACCGTCTGGAGCGCGAGACGGAGGGCAATGTGGCCATCAAGGTCACCGTCTCCACCGAGACCGACGCCTTCGAAGTGGCCGGCCGCGGCGAGCTTCAGCTCGGCGTGCTGATCGAAACGATGCGCCGCGAGGGCTTCGAGCTGACCATCGGCCGCCCGCGCGTGCTGATGCGCGAGAACCCGGAGACCGGCGCCAAGGAGGAGCCCTTCGAGGAAGTGTTGGTGGACGTGGATGACGCCTATACCGGCGTCGTCGTCGAGAAGCTCTCGATCCGCAAGGCGCAGATGCAGGACATGCGCCCCTCGGGCGGCGGCAAGACGCGCCTCACCTTCCTCATGCCCTCGCGCGGCCTGATCGGCTACCACAGCGAATTCCTGACGGACACGCGCGGCACCGGCATCATGAACCGCCTGTTCCACGGCTACCTGCCCTGGGCCGGCGTGATGGAAGGCCGCCGCAACGGCTCGCTGATCTCCAACGTGGATGGCGAGACGACGCAGTATGCGCTGTTCGCCCTGCAGGAGCGCGGCACGCTCTTCGTGGACCCCGGCGCCAAGGTCTATGTCGGGCTCATCATCGGCGAGAATTCGCGCGGCGATGACCTCGAGGTGAACCCAGTCAAGGAGAAGAAGCTCACGAACATCCGTGCCGCCGGCAAGGATGACGCGCTGCTGCTGATCCCGCCGCGCAAGCTCACCCTCGAGCAGGCGATCGCCTATATCGAGGATGACGAGCTGGTGGAGGTGACGCCCTCCGTCGTGCGCCTGCGCAAGCGCCACCTGGACCCGAACGAGCGCAAGCGCGCGTCGCGCCGCGCCGAGGGCCTGCCGGTCAAGGGCGAGGCGGCCTGA
- a CDS encoding acetamidase/formamidase family protein, translated as MPATHRIPATPETIRWGTFDGSYKPVAEVESGDLVILQCVSGAPDVVAEAEALGLKIPPALAAIHASNPPRLGPHILTGPVAVKGAVPGDVLRVDIEKIELGAEWGFCGFRPLGGTLPEDFPYRRMLHIPVDHEKRTGHVPIGGGITLPLSPFFGVMGVAPPVEWGAISTKEPRAHGGNLDNKEIGEGATLFLPVHVPGGNFSAGDGHGVQGDGEVCINALEMCLTGHFRLTLMKGANLAYPRAETATHYITMGMHEDLDEAMKKALREMIGFITSRTNLSAADAYQFCSLAVDFHVTQTVNGEKGVHGLLKKGLLF; from the coding sequence ATGCCCGCGACCCATCGCATTCCCGCCACCCCCGAGACCATCCGCTGGGGCACCTTCGACGGCAGCTACAAGCCTGTCGCCGAGGTGGAGAGCGGGGACCTCGTCATCCTGCAATGCGTCTCCGGCGCGCCGGACGTGGTGGCCGAGGCCGAGGCGTTGGGCCTGAAGATCCCGCCCGCGCTGGCGGCCATCCACGCCAGCAACCCGCCGCGCCTTGGGCCGCACATCCTCACCGGCCCCGTCGCCGTGAAGGGCGCCGTGCCGGGTGACGTGCTGCGCGTGGATATCGAGAAGATCGAGCTCGGCGCCGAATGGGGCTTCTGCGGCTTCCGCCCGCTGGGCGGCACCCTGCCGGAGGATTTCCCCTATCGCCGCATGCTGCACATCCCGGTGGATCACGAGAAGCGCACCGGCCATGTGCCGATCGGCGGCGGCATCACCCTGCCCCTCAGCCCCTTCTTCGGCGTGATGGGCGTGGCGCCGCCGGTGGAGTGGGGCGCGATCAGCACGAAGGAGCCGCGCGCCCATGGCGGCAACCTCGACAACAAGGAGATCGGCGAGGGTGCCACGCTCTTCCTGCCGGTGCATGTCCCGGGCGGCAATTTCTCGGCCGGTGACGGCCATGGCGTGCAGGGCGATGGCGAGGTCTGCATCAACGCGCTGGAGATGTGCCTGACCGGCCATTTCCGCCTGACGCTGATGAAGGGCGCGAACCTGGCCTATCCGCGCGCCGAGACCGCCACGCACTACATCACCATGGGCATGCATGAGGATCTGGACGAGGCGATGAAGAAGGCGCTCAGGGAGATGATCGGCTTCATCACCAGCCGCACCAATCTCAGCGCCGCCGATGCCTATCAGTTCTGCTCGCTGGCCGTGGATTTCCACGTGACGCAGACGGTGAACGGCGAGAAGGGCGTGCATGGCCTGCTGAAGAAGGGGTTGTTGTTTTAA